The following nucleotide sequence is from bacterium.
ACCGACACCAGCCACGCGTAAAACGCGTCCAGGATGCTGTTGTGCGGCGCGGCGCCGAGTGGGTTCATCTGTCCACGTCCCCCAGTACGATGTCCACGCCGCCGAGTATCGCGATAAGATCGCCGATCATGTATCCCAGCGTCAGCTCCTCGATTGCGGAAAGGTTGACGAAAGAAGGCGCGCGCAGGTGGAACCGCCAGGGCTTTTTGGCTTTGTCCTCGCTCGTCACCATGAATCCGCCAAGCTCGCCTCGCGGGCTTTCGATGCGCCGGTAGGTCATCCCCTGTTTGCACTTGATGGACACCGGAACCTTTGCGGTGTACGGCCCTTCCGGCAGCCCTTCGACGGCCTGCTTGAGAATCCTGTTTGACTGGCGCATCTCCATCATCCGGACTCGGTATCGCGCCATCACGTCGCAGCCGCTATCCACCGCGCGGTCGAAAGTGAAATCGGGATACGCGCAGTACGGCTCGTCTATGCGAAGATCCCAGGCGACGCCGCTTCCGCGCAGCATCGGGCCGGAGAGCCCCCAGTTTATAGCGCGCTCCGCGCTCATCACACCGACGCTCGTCACGCGCTCCACGAAAATCGCGTTGCCCGTGACAAGCTCCTCGTATTCGTCCATATATTTCGGAAACGTCTCGGTGAATTTCGCAAGGCGCTTCATAAACTCCGGCGTCACATCCGCGCGCACGCCGCCCGGCCGGATGTAGTTGAACAAAAGCCGCGCTCCGGTCACGAGCTCGAACATGTCGCAGATGTCCTCGCGCTCGCGGAACGCGTAGAACATCGGCGTCGTCGCGCCGAGGTCGAGCAGGAACGTCCCCCACCACAAAAGGTGGGACGAAATCCGGTTGAGCTCCATCATGATCACGCGGATCCACTCGGCGCGCTTGGTCGGCTCGATTTCGGCCAGCTCTTCGGCGCACGCGGTCATGATGTAGCTGTTGAACATGCTAGACAGGTAATCCGCGCGGTCGAGCAACGGAATGCCCTGCAAAAACTCTTTCGATTCGAGGTTCTTTTCGATTCCGC
It contains:
- a CDS encoding NADH-quinone oxidoreductase subunit D — encoded protein: MTHRFTTETLRRRTDSLATDELTINFGPQHPSTHGVLRLEVKANGEVITCVDSHLGYLHRGIEKNLESKEFLQGIPLLDRADYLSSMFNSYIMTACAEELAEIEPTKRAEWIRVIMMELNRISSHLLWWGTFLLDLGATTPMFYAFREREDICDMFELVTGARLLFNYIRPGGVRADVTPEFMKRLAKFTETFPKYMDEYEELVTGNAIFVERVTSVGVMSAERAINWGLSGPMLRGSGVAWDLRIDEPYCAYPDFTFDRAVDSGCDVMARYRVRMMEMRQSNRILKQAVEGLPEGPYTAKVPVSIKCKQGMTYRRIESPRGELGGFMVTSEDKAKKPWRFHLRAPSFVNLSAIEELTLGYMIGDLIAILGGVDIVLGDVDR